In Prochlorococcus marinus XMU1404, the following proteins share a genomic window:
- the gltX gene encoding glutamate--tRNA ligase: protein MERRLRLAPSPTGLFHIGTARTALFNWLYAKKIGGKFLIRIEDTDFFRSKSEYAKNILEGLKWLGIKWDEEPLKQSDRISIHKKYIKKLLDCGAAYRCFTTEDEISELRGEQKKKGLPPKHDNRHRNLSNKEIETFISQGRSSVIRFKIDENIQIKWVDQIRGEIKWQGKDLGGDLVLSRRAMGYEIGDPLYNLAVVIDDNFMNITNVVRGEDHISNTAKQILIYEALGFKLPTFSHTPLILNNEGKKLSKRDCVTSIDEFRDMGYLPEALANYMAFLGWSPKSAESEILSLDEISKIFDLSDINKAGAKFNWEKLNWINSQYIKNMETEKLSGIIRRYWDNMDWDPPSQEWAIQLTILIKDSMTLLTDAIDQSKPFFLLPPIQKEGQDFLKNNDSKESLKLILNYLIEQNYLKLDKDKAKEIINEISKMHKVKKGILMKSLRVAFFGSLSGPDLIQSWELFSESKSDISRIERCLKSI, encoded by the coding sequence TTGGAAAGACGTTTAAGATTAGCCCCAAGTCCAACAGGTTTATTTCATATTGGTACAGCTCGAACAGCTTTATTCAACTGGTTGTATGCAAAAAAAATAGGTGGGAAATTCCTCATAAGAATAGAAGATACAGATTTTTTTCGATCTAAATCTGAGTACGCTAAAAACATTTTAGAGGGATTGAAATGGCTTGGAATTAAATGGGATGAGGAACCTTTAAAGCAAAGTGACCGAATTTCAATTCACAAAAAATACATCAAAAAGTTATTAGATTGTGGAGCTGCTTATAGATGCTTTACTACAGAAGATGAGATTTCCGAATTAAGAGGGGAACAAAAAAAGAAAGGATTACCTCCAAAGCACGATAATAGACACAGAAATCTCTCGAATAAAGAAATAGAAACATTCATATCCCAAGGACGCTCTTCAGTAATAAGGTTCAAGATTGATGAAAACATACAAATTAAATGGGTAGATCAAATAAGAGGTGAAATCAAATGGCAAGGGAAGGACTTAGGCGGTGATTTGGTTTTATCAAGAAGAGCCATGGGATATGAGATTGGAGATCCTTTGTATAATCTTGCAGTTGTAATTGATGATAATTTCATGAATATCACTAATGTAGTAAGGGGGGAAGACCATATCTCTAACACTGCAAAACAAATATTGATTTATGAAGCGTTAGGTTTCAAACTACCAACTTTTTCACATACACCACTAATACTAAATAACGAAGGGAAAAAATTATCTAAGAGAGATTGCGTTACTTCAATCGACGAATTTAGAGATATGGGATATTTACCTGAGGCTTTAGCGAACTACATGGCCTTTCTAGGTTGGTCTCCAAAATCTGCCGAGAGTGAAATACTTTCACTTGATGAGATATCTAAAATTTTTGACTTATCAGATATTAATAAAGCTGGGGCTAAATTTAATTGGGAAAAACTAAACTGGATTAATTCTCAATATATAAAAAATATGGAGACAGAAAAGTTAAGTGGGATCATTAGGAGATACTGGGATAATATGGACTGGGATCCGCCATCTCAAGAATGGGCTATTCAATTAACAATTTTAATTAAAGACTCGATGACCCTTTTGACAGACGCCATTGATCAATCAAAACCATTTTTTTTACTACCTCCAATTCAAAAAGAAGGTCAAGATTTTCTCAAAAATAATGATAGTAAAGAATCCCTAAAACTAATCTTAAATTATTTAATAGAGCAAAATTATTTAAAACTAGACAAAGATAAAGCAAAGGAGATAATAAATGAAATCTCAAAAATGCATAAAGTTAAAAAAGGTATTTTGATGAAATCATTAAGAGTTGCCTTTTTTGGTTCTCTAAGTGGGCCGGATTTAATTCAAAGTTGGGAGCTTTTCTCAGAGAGTAAGAGTGATATATCGCGCATTGAAAGATGTCTTAAATCAATCTAA
- the tsaD gene encoding tRNA (adenosine(37)-N6)-threonylcarbamoyltransferase complex transferase subunit TsaD has translation MHKVLAIETSCDETSVSIVSNINDSFKIHSNIIATQIKDHSKWGGVVPELAARKHLELLPFVLEKALKESKIKIEEIDYIASTVAPGLVGCLRVGSITARSLCILHSKPFVGIHHLEGHLSSILFSENYPKQSYLTLLVSGGHTELIKVDDRRVMRRLGKSFDDAAGEAFDKVGRLLGLSYPGGPAIEKIAKNGDPMKFNLPKCRISDKKGGFLKYDFSFSGLKTAVLRLVEKINLDGKNVPVSDIAASFERVVAEVLVERTIRCAEDHGLDNIVVVGGVAANNTLRKMMKSEACKKSIKVHLAPLNLCTDNAAMIGAAALFRIKFKEHLSSLKLGVSGRLSIEQANTLYEENPPF, from the coding sequence ATGCACAAAGTTTTAGCTATTGAAACAAGTTGTGATGAGACATCTGTCTCAATAGTTTCTAACATTAACGATAGTTTTAAAATTCATTCAAATATAATTGCAACTCAAATTAAAGATCATTCAAAATGGGGAGGAGTTGTTCCTGAGCTTGCAGCTAGAAAGCACTTGGAGTTATTACCTTTTGTTTTAGAAAAGGCTTTAAAAGAATCAAAAATCAAAATTGAGGAAATTGATTATATTGCATCAACTGTAGCTCCTGGATTAGTTGGATGTTTAAGAGTTGGCTCCATAACTGCAAGATCACTCTGCATATTACATTCAAAGCCATTTGTGGGAATTCATCATTTAGAGGGACATTTATCTTCAATTCTATTTTCAGAAAACTATCCAAAGCAATCTTACCTTACATTACTTGTTAGTGGAGGACATACTGAATTGATAAAGGTTGATGATAGAAGAGTGATGCGAAGACTTGGGAAAAGTTTTGATGATGCCGCCGGAGAAGCATTTGATAAGGTTGGAAGATTATTAGGTCTTAGTTATCCTGGAGGACCAGCAATTGAAAAGATTGCTAAAAATGGAGACCCTATGAAATTTAATTTACCAAAATGCAGGATTTCTGATAAAAAAGGTGGATTTCTTAAATATGATTTCTCTTTTAGTGGTTTAAAAACAGCTGTATTAAGACTAGTTGAGAAAATAAATTTAGATGGGAAGAACGTCCCAGTTTCAGATATTGCTGCGAGTTTTGAGAGAGTTGTTGCAGAAGTCTTGGTAGAGAGAACTATAAGATGTGCAGAAGATCATGGCTTGGATAATATTGTTGTAGTTGGTGGAGTGGCTGCTAATAATACATTAAGAAAAATGATGAAAAGTGAAGCTTGTAAAAAATCAATTAAAGTTCATTTAGCTCCCCTTAATCTTTGTACGGATAACGCGGCAATGATTGGAGCAGCGGCATTGTTCAGGATCAAATTTAAGGAGCATTTAAGTTCACTTAAATTAGGTGTTTCGGGAAGACTATCAATTGAACAAGCAAATACCCTTTATGAAGAAAATCCTCCTTTCTAA
- the tatC gene encoding twin-arginine translocase subunit TatC — protein sequence MKGTGQSENKLSDSMTFSDHLEELRQRILNSIYSILISIFFSFLIIKPLISFLEIPAGDIHLLQLAPGEFLFVAIKVAGYSGLIVSIPYIFYQIILFISPGLTKQEKSLILPAVFGSGLLFFLGLIFSWWILVPAAINFFITFGADIVEPTWSIERYFDFVLLLMSSTAIAFQLPVLQFILGSLGIITTEKMISNWKIVVISSAILSAVITPSTDPLTMSLLSISIVFLFFVGTGLTYLSENLKSKTLSSSH from the coding sequence ATGAAAGGAACAGGTCAGAGTGAAAATAAATTATCAGATTCGATGACTTTTAGTGATCATTTAGAGGAGCTTCGTCAAAGGATACTTAACTCAATTTACTCAATACTTATATCAATATTCTTTAGTTTTCTTATTATAAAGCCATTAATATCTTTTTTAGAAATCCCAGCTGGTGATATTCATTTACTACAACTTGCTCCAGGAGAGTTTTTATTTGTCGCTATTAAAGTTGCAGGTTACAGCGGATTAATAGTTTCTATTCCTTATATTTTTTATCAAATAATATTATTCATTTCCCCTGGTTTAACAAAACAAGAAAAAAGCCTTATCTTACCCGCAGTTTTCGGTTCAGGTCTTCTATTTTTCTTGGGATTAATTTTTTCATGGTGGATATTAGTTCCTGCAGCCATAAATTTCTTTATTACTTTCGGTGCTGATATTGTTGAACCAACTTGGTCTATAGAAAGATATTTTGATTTTGTTCTCTTGTTAATGTCCAGCACTGCAATAGCTTTTCAATTGCCAGTACTACAATTTATTCTTGGTTCTCTTGGAATAATTACAACTGAAAAAATGATTTCGAATTGGAAGATAGTTGTAATCTCATCAGCAATCTTATCTGCAGTGATTACCCCTTCAACAGACCCATTGACAATGTCGTTGCTATCTATATCGATTGTGTTTTTATTTTTTGTGGGTACTGGATTAACTTACTTATCAGAAAATCTTAAGTCAAAAACTCTTTCATCTTCTCATTAA
- a CDS encoding Photosystem I reaction center subunit III has protein sequence MKFFFSIITSVFLFLGITPIALAANGPALNVDRASTEYTATALTKCSENPKFIERASSATTQKDISRFERYGKASCGDDGLPHLIIGPPLEPWGALLNRGHEGDLLIPGVLFIYIAGIIGWSGREYLIESKKTKNPADLEIIIDLDLARKCLVKGAQWPLLANKQGRNGDLREKDNNITLNGPR, from the coding sequence ATGAAATTCTTTTTTTCAATTATAACCTCAGTTTTTCTGTTCCTAGGAATTACTCCAATTGCTCTAGCTGCCAATGGGCCTGCTTTAAACGTAGACAGAGCAAGCACAGAATATACTGCAACAGCCCTAACAAAATGCTCTGAAAACCCTAAATTCATTGAGAGAGCAAGTTCTGCAACTACTCAAAAAGACATCTCAAGATTTGAAAGATATGGAAAAGCATCATGCGGAGATGATGGTCTTCCACATTTAATTATTGGACCTCCACTTGAACCATGGGGTGCTCTTTTAAATAGAGGTCATGAGGGAGATTTACTTATTCCAGGAGTATTGTTTATTTACATAGCTGGAATTATAGGTTGGTCAGGAAGAGAGTATCTGATTGAATCAAAAAAGACTAAGAATCCAGCAGATCTTGAGATCATTATTGACCTAGACTTAGCCAGAAAATGTCTTGTAAAAGGAGCGCAATGGCCTCTTCTTGCTAATAAACAAGGTAGGAATGGGGATTTAAGAGAGAAAGACAACAATATTACACTTAATGGTCCTCGCTAA
- a CDS encoding cation:proton antiporter: MTPERLGLLWGITVFAGACARLFSSFTGFPSVVILLLSGLFIGRSGFGLVEPLDLGQGLETIVGLLVCLVLFEGGLNLKLPEGNVRNTVLKISLVRLFISLSAGIFIAHWLAGLSWPVAGIYSAIVLATGPTVVSPLVEQIKLASPLSEVLKAEGLLLEPIGAVLALLLLELTLGDLRGINDVFIALMQRLGGGVLIGLSAGWLLSEILKKIKNEASFGIELQVTLGFIFLVYGICEYFLPESGLPASVASGFIVGKREVIDRERLDNLIGELAQLAITVLFPLLAADVSWGELSPLGWGGVVCVFMLMIIVRPIAIWIATKGRELDLKEKIFLAWLAPRGIVTAAVASLFSIRLEQAGILGAGRLQGLVFLTILMTVGIQGLTAKPLANSLELCQKDS, from the coding sequence ATGACGCCTGAAAGGCTTGGATTACTTTGGGGAATAACTGTATTCGCAGGCGCTTGTGCTAGATTATTTTCTTCTTTTACAGGATTCCCAAGTGTCGTTATTTTATTGCTTTCGGGATTATTCATTGGAAGATCAGGCTTTGGACTTGTTGAACCTTTGGATCTCGGACAAGGACTTGAAACTATTGTTGGTCTCTTAGTCTGCTTGGTTTTGTTTGAAGGAGGACTAAATTTAAAACTGCCTGAAGGGAATGTAAGAAATACCGTTTTAAAAATTTCATTGGTCAGACTATTTATTTCGTTATCCGCTGGAATTTTTATTGCTCATTGGCTGGCAGGCCTTTCATGGCCAGTAGCAGGAATATATAGTGCCATAGTACTTGCTACTGGACCAACAGTTGTCTCTCCATTAGTTGAACAAATAAAGCTAGCTTCACCTCTTTCGGAAGTTTTAAAAGCAGAGGGGTTGTTACTTGAACCAATTGGAGCAGTACTAGCATTGTTACTCTTAGAACTAACTTTAGGAGACCTACGTGGGATTAACGATGTATTTATTGCATTAATGCAAAGGCTGGGAGGCGGAGTTTTAATAGGTTTAAGTGCAGGTTGGTTACTATCAGAAATTTTAAAAAAAATAAAAAATGAAGCCTCATTTGGCATAGAGCTACAAGTTACCCTTGGCTTTATTTTCCTTGTGTATGGAATTTGTGAATATTTCTTGCCGGAATCAGGCTTGCCTGCTTCTGTAGCTTCAGGTTTTATTGTAGGTAAAAGAGAAGTAATTGATAGGGAAAGATTGGATAATTTAATAGGTGAATTAGCTCAATTAGCAATTACTGTTCTTTTCCCTCTTTTGGCAGCTGATGTTTCTTGGGGTGAATTAAGTCCGCTAGGTTGGGGAGGTGTTGTTTGCGTTTTTATGTTGATGATAATTGTTCGTCCTATAGCTATCTGGATTGCAACAAAGGGAAGAGAATTAGACTTAAAAGAGAAAATATTTTTAGCCTGGTTAGCCCCCAGAGGGATTGTGACTGCGGCGGTGGCCTCTCTTTTTTCTATAAGATTAGAACAGGCTGGTATTCTTGGAGCTGGACGTCTTCAGGGTTTAGTATTTCTTACAATTTTAATGACAGTAGGAATCCAAGGTCTCACAGCTAAACCTTTAGCAAATAGTCTTGAATTATGCCAAAAAGATTCTTAG
- a CDS encoding high light inducible protein, with protein sequence MNKQPKIEIKETKNFVDKKELNLWKRGFTPQAEIWNGRMATVGIGIIFIIIALISQFS encoded by the coding sequence ATGAATAAACAACCTAAAATAGAGATCAAAGAGACAAAAAACTTCGTTGATAAAAAAGAACTGAATTTATGGAAAAGAGGTTTTACTCCTCAAGCTGAAATATGGAATGGAAGAATGGCAACTGTCGGGATAGGAATAATTTTTATTATTATTGCTTTGATAAGCCAATTTTCTTAA
- the gmk gene encoding guanylate kinase: protein MKNQKKLIILTGPSGVGKGTVIKEILGKEKKFWLSISATTREPREGEKEGENYYFLNQEKFKEMIEQNLFLEWAQFAGNYYGTPLYSVNEKIKKGFTVLLEIEVEGARQIKNKFPNSTSIFLLPPNKEELERRIRNRGTEKEEAIKKRLSRANYEISVSNQFDFALTNHNVDETAKKIIKLIKT from the coding sequence ATGAAAAATCAAAAAAAACTTATTATCCTTACTGGACCTAGCGGGGTGGGTAAAGGAACAGTTATTAAAGAAATATTAGGTAAAGAAAAAAAATTTTGGCTTTCAATATCTGCGACTACTAGAGAACCTAGAGAGGGAGAGAAGGAAGGAGAAAATTACTACTTTTTAAATCAAGAAAAGTTTAAAGAAATGATTGAACAAAACCTGTTCCTTGAATGGGCTCAATTCGCTGGAAACTACTACGGAACACCTTTGTATTCTGTTAATGAGAAAATAAAAAAGGGATTTACAGTACTACTTGAAATTGAAGTAGAGGGTGCAAGGCAAATAAAAAATAAGTTTCCTAATTCAACTTCAATATTTTTACTTCCTCCGAATAAAGAAGAGTTAGAGAGAAGAATAAGAAATAGAGGTACAGAAAAAGAAGAGGCAATTAAAAAAAGACTCTCAAGGGCTAATTATGAGATTTCAGTATCAAATCAATTTGATTTTGCATTAACAAATCACAATGTTGATGAAACAGCAAAAAAAATAATCAAGTTAATAAAAACTTGA
- the psaJ gene encoding photosystem I reaction center subunit IX → MFKILNTKFVRSAPVVAAIWLSLTAGIIIEFNRFFPDLLFHPMS, encoded by the coding sequence ATGTTCAAAATTCTAAACACAAAATTTGTCAGATCTGCCCCAGTGGTAGCAGCAATTTGGCTAAGCCTTACAGCTGGAATAATTATTGAATTTAATAGGTTTTTCCCAGATTTATTATTCCATCCAATGAGCTGA
- the petA gene encoding cytochrome f, producing MMKKTSLFICTLLFISSIVFYPKTTFAYPFWAQQNYESPREATGKIVCANCHLAQMPTIAEVPQSVGADSVFKAVVKIPYKNDLKEIGADGSEVPLQVGAVVMLPDGFKLAPQERWTEEIKEETEGVYFTNYSEEKDNIIIVGPLPGDTNKEIVFPVLSPDPSTNKEYHYGKYSLHIGGNRGRGQVYPTGDKSNNVLFTSSTSGTINSIETIEDGSYKVNIENENGEITTEAVPVGPQLIVKAQDKINAGDPLTNDPNVGGFGQLDAEVVLQSPYRVIGLIAFFIGVGLTQILLVLKKKQVEKVQAAEGI from the coding sequence ATCATGAAAAAAACAAGTTTATTTATCTGTACTCTGCTTTTCATTTCGAGCATTGTTTTTTATCCTAAGACTACTTTTGCTTATCCATTTTGGGCTCAGCAAAATTACGAATCTCCCAGAGAAGCTACAGGAAAGATAGTCTGTGCAAATTGTCATCTAGCTCAGATGCCTACGATTGCAGAAGTTCCACAATCTGTTGGTGCTGATAGTGTTTTCAAAGCTGTTGTCAAAATACCCTACAAAAATGACTTAAAAGAGATCGGAGCTGATGGTTCTGAAGTTCCATTACAAGTTGGAGCTGTTGTAATGCTGCCTGATGGCTTCAAACTTGCTCCTCAGGAAAGATGGACAGAAGAGATCAAAGAAGAGACAGAGGGAGTATATTTCACTAATTACAGTGAAGAGAAGGATAATATTATCATTGTCGGGCCTTTGCCTGGTGATACCAATAAAGAAATAGTTTTCCCTGTACTTTCCCCTGATCCATCCACTAATAAAGAATATCACTATGGGAAATACTCGTTACATATCGGAGGCAATAGAGGAAGAGGTCAGGTATACCCAACTGGAGACAAAAGCAATAATGTACTTTTCACCTCTTCCACCTCAGGAACTATTAATTCAATAGAAACAATTGAAGATGGTAGTTATAAGGTCAATATAGAAAACGAGAATGGTGAGATAACTACTGAAGCAGTCCCTGTTGGTCCTCAACTTATCGTAAAAGCTCAAGACAAAATTAATGCAGGTGACCCTCTTACAAATGATCCCAACGTTGGCGGCTTTGGGCAATTAGATGCTGAGGTTGTACTTCAGAGCCCTTATAGAGTAATTGGATTGATTGCATTCTTTATTGGTGTAGGTCTAACACAAATACTTTTAGTATTAAAGAAAAAACAAGTAGAAAAAGTACAAGCAGCAGAGGGTATCTAA
- a CDS encoding NFACT RNA binding domain-containing protein, whose product MDITSIRSVLHYLTKNILPTKFETAQQPEPNTIQLCFRGVYSQTWLEVSWNGESPRLLKINKPEKIGRESTLSKQIRYGLKYMALISIDQDDFERIIKFSFAKKPGDEINKYLIFELMGKHSNIFYLDNKHKIIAVGKQIKSSQSSFRTISTGSIYSSPPVNLKKKPKEDESFQSWKDSISTVPESLKYCLINTYQGVSPILTKQLEIVSKTGNTKIMEKNIDFIGDSDLKEIFKNWKIWINRFKNNNFNFSKFNKDFYCVWFFDKEINCENKIDLCTSLENYYDYYLKQKKLELLEKKIEGIIFKQTNTEKKNFNIQYDLLTKSESYEIYKEKADNIFSSNEIKKRDIIKGQKLYKKSKKLKRSRELIKERLSIYKTNMDRLDEFTTLIENLNSLNHEKPFMRIRLLEEIMEEICNEFNINIKRQREDKKSTSEIQSSPIQVDTPTGLKLQVGRNMRQNDLISFKYSKKGDLWFHAQESPGSHVVLKSSSQAASEQDLQIAADLAALFSKAKRNIKVPINLVKIKDLQKIKRGGPGCVSFKNGEIIWGNPTRGEEYIKKNLKTVI is encoded by the coding sequence ATGGATATTACATCTATTAGATCTGTCTTGCATTATTTAACAAAGAACATTTTACCTACAAAGTTTGAAACTGCCCAACAACCAGAGCCTAATACAATTCAATTATGTTTCAGAGGAGTTTATTCTCAAACATGGTTAGAAGTTTCATGGAATGGAGAATCTCCTAGACTACTAAAGATAAATAAGCCAGAAAAGATTGGGAGAGAAAGCACACTTTCTAAACAAATAAGATACGGATTGAAGTATATGGCTTTAATTTCGATTGATCAAGATGATTTCGAGAGAATTATAAAATTTAGTTTTGCAAAAAAACCTGGAGATGAAATTAATAAGTATTTAATTTTTGAATTAATGGGAAAACATAGTAATATTTTCTATTTGGATAATAAACATAAAATAATTGCAGTTGGTAAACAAATTAAATCAAGTCAATCTAGTTTTAGAACAATTTCAACAGGATCAATTTATTCTAGCCCTCCAGTCAATCTCAAAAAAAAACCTAAAGAAGATGAGTCTTTTCAATCATGGAAAGACTCAATTTCAACTGTACCTGAGTCCTTGAAATACTGTTTAATAAATACCTATCAAGGAGTTAGCCCTATCCTCACTAAACAATTAGAGATTGTTAGCAAAACTGGCAATACGAAAATAATGGAAAAAAATATCGATTTCATTGGCGATTCGGACTTAAAGGAAATTTTTAAAAATTGGAAGATTTGGATAAATAGGTTTAAAAACAATAACTTTAACTTTTCCAAATTTAATAAAGATTTTTATTGCGTTTGGTTTTTTGATAAAGAAATTAATTGCGAAAATAAAATAGATTTATGCACCAGTTTAGAGAATTATTATGATTATTATCTGAAACAAAAAAAACTTGAATTATTGGAAAAGAAAATTGAAGGGATAATTTTTAAACAGACCAATACTGAGAAAAAGAATTTTAATATTCAATATGATCTTCTTACAAAATCGGAAAGCTACGAGATATATAAAGAAAAAGCTGACAATATATTCTCTTCAAATGAAATTAAGAAACGAGATATTATTAAAGGACAAAAACTATATAAAAAGTCAAAAAAACTAAAGAGATCTAGAGAATTGATAAAAGAAAGATTAAGTATTTACAAAACAAATATGGATAGATTGGATGAATTCACTACACTCATAGAAAATTTAAATTCTTTAAATCATGAAAAACCTTTTATGAGAATCAGACTACTAGAAGAAATTATGGAAGAAATTTGCAACGAGTTTAATATCAATATTAAGAGGCAAAGAGAAGATAAGAAGAGTACATCTGAGATACAATCTTCACCAATTCAAGTAGACACTCCAACAGGATTGAAGCTTCAGGTAGGGAGAAATATGCGGCAAAATGACTTGATAAGCTTTAAGTACTCAAAAAAAGGAGATTTATGGTTTCATGCACAGGAATCACCAGGCAGTCATGTAGTTTTGAAGTCTTCATCTCAAGCAGCATCTGAACAAGATCTTCAAATAGCTGCAGATTTAGCTGCTTTATTTAGCAAGGCAAAAAGAAACATTAAAGTTCCAATTAATTTAGTAAAGATTAAAGATTTGCAAAAAATCAAAAGAGGAGGGCCGGGTTGCGTTTCCTTTAAAAATGGAGAAATTATTTGGGGAAATCCTACAAGAGGAGAAGAATATATTAAAAAAAATCTTAAAACAGTAATTTAG
- a CDS encoding DUF3067 family protein, giving the protein MNPLIVDEVIHYLIHRWGKKYDFRLFRRGNFVYFQMMWGFLGQESFPLSEDEYKKSIAEKIEILNRCGYSEEVREWLKKVNAKPRLGRAVSLQLNVNEKMKEFLT; this is encoded by the coding sequence ATGAACCCATTAATAGTAGATGAAGTTATTCATTATTTGATTCATCGTTGGGGGAAAAAATATGATTTTAGGCTCTTTAGAAGAGGAAATTTTGTCTATTTTCAAATGATGTGGGGATTTCTTGGACAGGAATCATTCCCTTTAAGTGAAGATGAATACAAAAAATCGATAGCCGAGAAAATCGAGATTTTGAATAGATGTGGATATTCAGAGGAAGTAAGGGAATGGCTAAAGAAAGTCAATGCTAAGCCAAGGTTAGGTAGAGCTGTTAGCTTGCAATTAAATGTTAATGAGAAGATGAAAGAGTTTTTGACTTAA
- the petC gene encoding cytochrome b6-f complex iron-sulfur subunit produces the protein MTQLSSNDVPSMGRRQFMNLLTFGTATGVALGALYPVANYFMPLRAGGGGGGTSAKDELGNPITKTGWLATHQAGDRSLVQGLKGDPTYLIVNEGGEIGEFGLNAICTHLGCVVPWDSGANKFICPCHGSQYDTNGKVVRGPAPLSLALAHVDIEDDAVLVKQWSETDFRTNENPWWA, from the coding sequence ATGACTCAATTAAGTTCCAATGATGTCCCTTCAATGGGTCGAAGGCAATTTATGAATCTTCTTACATTTGGTACTGCAACAGGTGTGGCTTTAGGAGCACTTTACCCCGTAGCAAATTATTTCATGCCTTTGAGAGCAGGTGGTGGTGGCGGTGGAACTTCTGCTAAAGATGAATTAGGGAATCCAATAACTAAGACAGGTTGGTTGGCTACCCATCAAGCGGGAGACAGAAGTCTAGTGCAGGGTCTAAAGGGAGATCCAACTTATTTAATAGTTAATGAGGGTGGGGAAATAGGAGAATTTGGTTTAAATGCAATTTGTACTCATTTAGGTTGCGTTGTCCCATGGGATAGTGGTGCTAATAAATTTATATGTCCTTGTCATGGCAGTCAGTACGATACAAATGGGAAAGTAGTCAGAGGGCCTGCTCCTTTATCTTTAGCGCTGGCTCATGTAGATATTGAAGATGATGCTGTACTCGTCAAACAATGGTCAGAAACTGACTTTAGAACTAATGAAAATCCATGGTGGGCATAA